A stretch of Carassius auratus strain Wakin unplaced genomic scaffold, ASM336829v1 scaf_tig00216111, whole genome shotgun sequence DNA encodes these proteins:
- the LOC113097125 gene encoding adhesion G protein-coupled receptor E3-like, with product MAFNASEKIVESSSSASPTELASYGNRVLKTSEKLISTLVKPTVTSASVNFTLPAVEGQVFMVGPQVTLHKMPRLDTTNSSVDIDLIGMSKNNTERSAAVAFMSYVTMENLLKPDFFNTSNDTVKTMMSTVISATLPKTTNTKLTKPVNFTFRHIREFDHSGSLTCVYWNISEWIVDGCSVLEFNRSYTVCSCVHLSTFALIMQTSRPPESDPLLDLLNLVCVIVGLVFFSLALLTFAFCQWSSLVNNVARINICISLLLAHLLFLLTQQFLNLIRPQQVLCAVISGLLHFLFLSGFVWMFIEAVLLFICVKNLSKISSKKRAVLSTGFLCVIGYVVALVVVCVSVGLVPEGYGSENCWIKLDKGFIWSFIGPVCVILAANTILFINIVISLNSAFKSLNAEVSQIKQTKIMVFKTLAQFVVLGCPWILGVFTDNKKVLEIIFLILNSQQGTFIFLIYCVLNKKVREQYRKFFRCLCSNNTEDYSITFRVTTE from the exons ATGGCTTTCAACGCTTCAGAGAAGATTGTAGAGTCATCATCATCAGCAAGCCCAACTGAACTAGCCTCTTATGGAAACCGTGTGTTAAAAACTAGTGAGAAGCTCATTTCTACATTAGTGAAGCCGACAGTCACAAGTGCCAGTGTCAATTTTACTCTTCCTGCTGTAG AGGGTCAAGTCTTCATGGTTGGACCACAGGTCACCTTACATAAAATGCCTCGACTTGACACAACAAATTCTTCTGTGGACATCGATCTCATTGGGATGTCCAAGAACAACACTGAAA GATCAGCTGCTGTGGCTTTCATGAGCTATGTCACGATGGAGAATCTACTGAAGCCAGACTTCTTCAACACATCAAATGACACAGTTAAAACCATGATGTCCACTGTGATCTCAGCTACTCTTCCCAAAACCACCAACACTAAACTCACCAAACCAGTCAACTTCACCTTCAGACACATCAGA GAGTTTGATCACAGTGGTTCTCTGACCTGTGTGTACTGGAATATCAGCGAGTGGATTGTAGATGGTTGTTCTGTTTTAGAGTTCAACCGCAGCTACACTGTGTGTTCCTGTGTTCATCTGTCCACATTCGCTCTCATCATGCAAACCAGCCGCCCACCAGAG AGTGACCCACTGCTGGATCTGTTGAATTTGGTGTGTGTGATCGTGGGGCTGGTGTTCTTCAGTTTGGCCCTGTTGACCTTTGCCTTTTGTCAGTGGAGTTCTTTAGTGAATAATGTGGCTCGAATCAACATCTGCATCAGTCTTCTGCTGGCTCACCTTCTGTTCCTGCTCACACAGCAGTTCCTGAATCTCATACGGCCTCAGCAG GTGTTGTGTGCAGTGATCTCAGGCCTTCTgcacttcctctttctctccggcTTTGTGTGGATGTTCATTGAAGCTGTGCTGCTCTTCATCTGTGTGAAGAACCTATCAAAGATCAGCTCTAAAAAGAGGGCGGTGCTTAGCACTGGATTCCTGTGTGTGATTGGATATGTGGTTGCTCTGGttgtagtgtgtgtgtctgtcggtCTGGTTCCTGAAGGCTACGGCAGTGAAAA CTGCTGGATTAAACTGGATAAAGGCTTCATCTGGAGTTTTATTGGTCCTGTTTGTGTCATACTAGCT GCAAACACAATTCTCTTCATCAACATTGTCATCAGTCTGAACTCAGCTTTCAAAAGTCTCAATGCTGAAGTTTCACAGATTAAGCAAACCAA GATTATGGTGTTTAAAACACTGGCTCAGTTTGTGGTTCTTGGTTGCCCCTGGATTCTTGGTGTCTTCACTGATAACAAGAAAGTGCTGGAGATCATCTTCCTGATCTTGAACTCCCAGCAGGGAACCTTCATCTTCCTGATCTACTGTGTCCTCAATAAAAAG GTCAGGGAGCAGTACAGGAAGTTCTTCAGATGTCTTTGCTCAAACAACACTGAGGACTACAGCATCACGTTCAGAGTAACCACtgaataa